Genomic segment of Ostrinia nubilalis chromosome 10, ilOstNubi1.1, whole genome shotgun sequence:
TACTATGCAGTGCCTAATAATTTTAATCCCCATTTTAGTAAAACCTTTGCAATACCTCattttattacatactagctttccgcccgcggcttcgcgcgcgtggactacattatctacatattttacagaaccctatttttttccaaaataaaattttgcctatgttattcgtggataatgtagctttcgaatggtgaaagaatttttaaaaacggtccagtagtttttgagcctattcattacaaccaaacaaacaaagttttcctctttataatattagtgtagacatgCTTGGCAATACTTAATAttctttatatttaatatttaggtatttaGGATAGACTATATTCTAAAGTAGCTCATTATAActcaattatttaatttgtttgtcTTTCAGAGTTCCTACTTGACTTTACGCGTGTAggttatttatcaatttattgGAGGTCTTGACTTATTTAGAAGGAAGTAATCCAAAAATCCCTAATTAGTGTAGGAGCTCTCCATACAGTATTGTATCATTcaattaatacctatttgtaCAATTTATCACAATAATTCCAGAAATATACAAGTGcctatttcttaaaaataaggCAATGTTCATCATAGTTTCCGTATTTATTGTGCTTTTTGACTTTCCAGATACAAACGCGCAGTCGAAATTGGACTTCAAGGCGATGGTAATGAAGCAGGAAGAAGCGCTTTTATCTCTTACTCCGCAGCAGCTTGAGATGCTCATGCATTTCACACACACCATGCGAAGGCAGCGACAAGTCCTGCAGAAGCAGCTGGTAAGTCCATAATATGTGGCTACTTTATAGCTGTACCATCGTATGACCTATGTCGAGTGTTTGTGATTGTACAGGGTGGAATCGATAAGtgttctcattcgattatttatatatcaaaaaactggttgctggtctgaaagtgcttcatgaccTCTTTCAATcggtaccaataacaggttacagaataaactggatctatccgaaaattcacttatcgtttccaccttgTATACTTAAATCTTGTGTGCTTAAATCTCTCACTACTCACAAACATTAggtgtcaaatacctgccttattcTGCATTGGAATATGACCACACTATACTTTTCGAATAAATTAGACTGGTGTCAGACATGATGCGCTACCACAGTAGTAGTTAGCTCAACTGGTACACACGACACGGGCCTTCCGAAACAcgaaattttatttctattcggACAATTAAGTTGTTTCAATGCTGCTGTCCTAATCAAAAAGGAAactgaaagtattttttcaatttatGTGACCCATCTGACGATCGAACCTAGGAAGGACCTGCGGATCGAACTAAACATACAATTGAACTACAAAGGCATTATAGAGTTATAGAGACTAGCACAATTTGATGGGAATACTGCTAGAACCTATTTATACCTTTAAAGTACGCTGCAAGAGTTAAtaatcagatttttttatttcatttcaggaatgttcgttttgtaaaaacaaaGGGGAGCCAGTATCTTGGTACTCCTCCCACTGCCTGAAGGACGGGCGTGGTCGCGTCAAGTGCCCGGTGCTCAGAGCCTTCAGATGCCATCTGTGCGGAGCCACGGGTGATCGAGCGCACACTATCAAGTACTGTCCAGATAACATCTTGTTAGACGCAGGTACAAAACTTTTCTCCTAACTTTTATAAGATAACTTCAactttaaaattcatcatttcatcgaaagaaaaaatgaaaatgaattaaaaGTAACATTCAACAAAGAGGTGCGCAAAATCGTTGAGATGGTACTAGATAGTTACTCGtacctaattaataacaagtagGTAGGTGAATAATTTGAGAATAAGTTTAGTGCTATGGTTAATTGGTTATACAGTGCAATGTTTCTGAAATGTAAAGAATTGTATTTTCAGTAGTAACAAGCAACCACAAGGTAGGTAAAATCGATTTCACTTTTACGGTTTTCAAGAATTCGTATGTATTCGTCCCTTACAAAACGTAGCGCAAATAGTAGGTAtagtatattttttatcagAAAACATCCTGCTTGTGGGTTGATATTTCTCAATTTTATTAGATACAAAAATTCACGAGTTGGCACGTGTATAGGTACATACACAATAGCTTCGTTGTGGttgtttgccttttaatatttttgaatataGGTAGGGACTTCTGTTGAACTACAACTAATACAATAGAATCTTAATCCAACCTACGTAAGAAGCGAagatatttgcattttattctTAATTTTTGTCGATTTGTCATACTTATTATGGGCAAACATGGCCTTGCTCATTACGTACGCAACTATTTGTATACAATAATATGTTAATGTCAACACAACATCACACTCAAAATGTCGACATATCTTTCTAGAAAAATAAGACATCCggaagtatttatttatcaagcaGTTTTCTAAGAGAAACATCAGTTACCTTAAATAAATGGGATAACCATTCAAAGAAAGCCGAAATTAAAAGATAAAGGTCTACATTTTTATTAAGAATCATTAATacctttcatatttattatttttactttacctaGTACCTATGTACAAAAAggcattaaaataatgtttttttttttaatttcagattACTGGAGTCGTGGTGGAAGCAACATGTGAAAaaagtgttattattatttaaataaacttttttaaattatttgttgttattatttaaataaacttttttaaattaatttccgTTCTCTTAATGTACccacatgaaaataaaaatatgtgtttaCCTAATATAATAACACTAGTGTCGTATAAAATGAGCTGTCGGTAACGGAATGTGCCCATAAGTACACAATACCGAGCAAATTGGACCAATTTTGTGATGCTGAACAAATAGTACCTACTCAAACGTACTCAaaataactccactgaaattagAACTGTGGCATGCGTAAGCAGAATCAATGACATTGGCAAGTAGGTACATATGtagatatattttattttcttacagaAAACCAAATACTTACGTAGAAAACATGATTGAGGTCAGACGAAGACGTCGGATGAAAGAATCGGTTTAATAGATTTATGTACGTGTATATAGTATACGTTAATCTTAATCCTTTATATTTTTAGCCATACCCACGTAATTTTGCTAAATTCGGAGGCATGTACCTATCTTATTCACTAATCCAGCAActtatatacctacttagtgaACAGTTGACCGCACACAATTTTCGTTGCAGAGTACCTCCTATTAACAACAAAATAAGTTGGCACGGTGTTTACCTCGATATGCGGTCGTCTGTACATTTGTTACAACTGTGGTAAGCGGATTATGACAGTCGAGGCAGGATTGCAGTACAAAGTAGTACCAACAAACTGAAGCCGAGGCGTGAGGGCTTAATAGAGCTAAGAGTGTGAACCTATAGCGTGTCATAGAAAGTTTTTCATCATGCCTACTTactcaatattaatttattaaggttCTATAAGGCTAAACTATTAACACCTTTTACACAGAAGAACTCTTTGCTGGACATttgaaaacagtaataatgataatgcataatatgtattatgtcTGAAATAAACCTAATACCGTTCTgataagagccattttacaatGTAACGTACTGAAAAAGTTAAATCTGaaattcaatttgaaattataattaatgtattaattattataggaACACGTTTTAATCGAAACATCTGTGAGTAATTAAATAGCTAATCGTAATAAATTAGGATTGGGATTTGGGTTTGCAAACAAAATTGAAACTCTTGATCGTGCTTTAATAgctgtcaaattaaaaataattggcgTTGAAAGGCAGAACAGAAAATGAATAATGTTCGgaaattgtaatattattttactagctGTCCCCGCGGCATTGTACGCGTGATAATTGGTTGATATTTTTTCCATATTTATTTAACACATTTTTCGTTTATGCTGCTGTATTCCTATCCTGTATTCCTATACAAGTACGAGTAAAGcctagccttcctcgataaatgggctattcgacacattttttttaaatcggaccaCTGTTCGAGATTGGCGCGTTGAAACAAACAATCTCTTcagcttttataatattaataaattgtatagATAAAACGTGGTATGGAAACGTGAACAGCTTATCTTCTATTGATGAATAGATATTATGAATACCGATTGTAATAACAAAACTATTATTTCACATCTTTATTACATGAAATTATGATGTTAGTTAGACTTGGACAAAACTATTAATCATCAACCGGTTTTTTTCATTAGGTATTCAATACTCATTAATCAATGAGAAAAAATAGGAAGTAGATCACGTACACTAGATTTTATGAATGATGATTACAGCATCAttcttttcatcatcatcaacagccctttacagtcagtggcggactatgagcctcctcctcTGTAGTTAGGTAGTATAGGTTTTGCCATAATCGTCACGCTTGGCAAGCGGGTTGGAGATCATTATTGTCTTCAAGCAGGTAAAAAGAATCAGAGAAAACCTGATTTGGAAGGTTTCCCTAAAATGCATCTTACAAATCCCTACAAAGCAAAATGACGTGGACGGTACATAGGTAATCGATAACTGCGCAGAAGAAAGTGCAAAGCAACAGATAGGTATGTATATCACAGGCATTGAATTGCTCAGTTAAAGGTTTTCCGTATTCATAAACGTTGAATTGAACCCTGAATACACACGGAACGGAAAACTTCCACGTGCGTGAGCTGTAATGACAAAAAGGGATGGAGTACCTACGTGGACAAGGACAAGTAACACAATCAAACCCTCAATCAAATAACTAgctaaaaaaacaaattatggATTAAGCGTGAAAGTAACATTGCtgctagatttttttttatacattttgctGTGGAAAAATACTGAAATGCCTACGTTATGTAATATGTAGCTACAAGAAATAGAACTTATAATCTGagatttaatttacatttaaaacaatAGCAACAATCAACTCATTATATCCACttgtttaaggccgggtagcagagaaaatggcgaaaatgaggttttcatttttcatttttgaggtactaaacagtaaaattaaaggctaagatttttattgggcatagttgaggatattttctagggctattaacggatggaaacacgatttgatgaagttgactcgatagaataaattcccaaagttacctctattcgttttctatttatggttttatttttaaaataagcgatttaagattctaaatcttttactaaactaaagttcagaaataacttgagggcttttaacggatgaaatttttatattgcgtcttatttagttactatgttaaaaaatgtggaaaaaatcgtccatgacggcttggacaatctcaatcagtcgcgcggtggcgcttacggaggacggacgcgtgtcagttttttggccgtgacagttcgcgatttgtcaatatttttgacaatgatgactttgatgagtcacagtataataatatcagtgttactggagaaagcttaaatttttgataattaagaattatcaattttgtctacctattgaaatttaaatagttCGCAttcttttaaacgaagactctactcatgatacatagtacattcctcaaatatgagacaaaaccaatgagttaaaattacattttaatagtatctacatacaatcgtcttacactctttagaagagcacactgacacaaataaataataaaaaatactgtctaaggtctgtagctaaaggtctaagctgtaagatagaagaatcttctagccaaaaagatggcagatgcagcagatgtcaacggatttaaaactggagttcatatgactccttgtagacttgagtctctagagcgtccattcctccaccatgcgtaagaatgtttcaaaaatactgtctaaggtctgtagctaaaggtctacgctgcaagatggaagaatcttctaaccaaaaagatggcagatgcagcagatgtcaacggatttaaaactggagttgatgtatggaactgtcgcttttttgtaacctttataatttggtcggcttatagaagaattcctgatattttttgcagttcgataacttaTAAGTCGTAAtgtaaagctgaaattaacaggatagcttattcaaggaacattttaatttgtccattgtatgccatgttcccttgttataacgggatcgcgtattcggccacgaaagtaagactgttaaaataaattagatttcttgaaatctctcttttgcgcaaagccacatcatttatatttactgtggttataaaggtgtaccaagggtacatgctacacctttttattcgattgtaagagtactggtttactcacaaatccgttttatctgattttcgaaatcttttaattacactggtgtttatcattcaaatcaatgactaatgtttgaactaatttggacataatatcaaggtctatcattggtatttttttcaaacttctgcgttgagccatttacgagatctgggacatcacaaaacattaccccagcaaaattctaaataacttgagaaccggaacacgaacaaattttgcatgtatttggttccgggatagaacgactttaaaaaaaaaatttgccagggtaatgtttgaaacgttaccccagcaaaatctgttttttcctaataactttaaaactataatttgaacgaattttgctattagtggacaaatggcaatgccagattttgtatggaaagtggcgtcttttttttttcgcgcggccatcgaccaaactttactttttgattacaaaatagtgtaataaaccaaacttactatggcatgtatacctctaaactcagtctgaactgagttacgagcattagaagtttgattattttcatactagatttgctttttgtgcgcaagttttgtaagaaattgcaacaaaatattgcgctatttttttattgcgctgattctgctccatactgatgtctggagcctatattggatgatattgtttgattacacatacaatctcactattttgttgcaatttcttacaaaactttgcgcgcaaaaagcaaatctagtatgaaaataatcaaacttctaatgctcgtaactcagttcagactgagtttagaggtatacatgccatagtaagtttggtttattacactattttgtaatcaaaaagtaaagtttggtcgatggccgcgcgaaaaaaaaaagacgccaatttccggcattgtcttttctgctcacgatggactaattatctgttatactctcgactctctaaagcacaacatttataaaagttttgctgcagtaatgcactccaggtaaccgtgtgtgatgctcattgctcatagtgattttcgatacagagccccgtacatacgttatacataaattatggaaagaaaacacccagaccaatacaaacaaatatgtatgcaattttagtatgatatttttatttattaataaacaaaaagactgaacaaaattgatgcgtgtactgattaatgtaattaacctcatgcaaagtttcgtgaattgaaAGAACTATATTaatctataatttattatccaagctctaaataatcgctactatgagtaactgatcataaaatgtttttccaatcgctcaagctcccgaggatctaccgataggtcaggtgacgtaatcttgaaattcttttagccggcgcggaacttccggaaggtcgggtgacgccacgcctctttgaaccgtgtttactttggcagttatattctaaatttattcgattctaaaatatattcccaaaaattttgaaagttgttttaatttgtatcacttggatatgatttgtattagaaagtgctgtgagtgtgacgcttgaacggaaggaagtcaacctaacctaaccaactgcgtatttctaaactgcgtatttctatactgtgtagccgcgagagctctttggcgcgctgtcttcggcgaagtattgcgcgcgcagattttgacagcgcgaaatacctactttagcagaaataccaagccttaaacatTGCCAGCAACTCTATGCAGTGACAATAATAGAGGATTATTACAACGAGCATGGACTTGGCGAATGAACCAGTATTTTTAAAGACTACGAGTTGTACAGACTACGAGTAGTTGCAAATCATGATATGATTTGCAACTACTCGTAGTCTGTACAATATGTCATTTTGAAGAATACACTTCTATAAGCAATGTTCCTTGATTGAAACTGGTAgacctttttagggttccgtacctcaaaaggaaaaaacggaacccttataggatcactttgttgtccgtctgtccgtccgtccgtccgtctgtcaagaccctttatctcaagaacgcgtgaacgtatcaagctgaaattcacatgaaatactcaggtctattgtccctttaagctgtgaaaatatcaaacttctaagccaagccaatcaaaagatacagccgattatgtcgatattttcgacactcgcaaaggaatcaaaacctacaggatacttcccgtaaactcagaatcttgaaatttggcataaagcattgtcatataatgcaaatataggaaaaattgcgaaaattacatttttttagttatataatataataaaaatattttaataaaatgaaacttactaccttatttctcacgaacgaataaaggtatcaaattgaaatttataccaaatacctagatctattgtccctttaagaagtaaaaaaatcaaacttctaagttaacgcgatcaaaagatacagcagtttataccgacaccttagacgaatttccgtcacacgctagggaatcaaaacctacaaggtacttcctgtgaactcagaatcttgaaattcggcacgaagcaacgttatatagtacagataaaggaaaaattgcgaaaatgataaatttgaagttatataaaatttaaaatattatttttgcttacatgacataaaatatttttttaataattataaacttactacctaccctttttcacatgaacgcgtagagatattaaagttgaaattcatatcaaacacttcttaaatctaattgcctctaaactgtgagaaattctaaatcaacgcaaaaattcaaaacgctgaggaaggtacctacctataatgcaaatataggaaaaataaataaataaaaaataatcataccgcatattttgaaattcgccactactcgcaacggaatcaagtaagtaatttgatttaatacgtcataaattgtaaaccgctacgtttgtacggcggaaccctcggtgtgcgagcccgactcgcacttggccggttttttttaagACACGAACAAGATGCCTTAGCTTAATGATTAGTTGGATGTCATAAAGGTAGGTAATTCATTGGATCTGGGTTTAGCTTCATATAAgctcaattttagaaaaaaaataaactgtaGGTTGTCTGATAGGCTGACGACTCTACAAAAGTTCGTAATAAAATCATTGTTACATCACAATaacaataagaaaaatatatatatcattttaatgaattgaaaCGTAAAACTATTACTAAAATGTATCTGAACcagttaaaaaaaagaaattgccTTGTAAGTTGTGCCACTTTTATATAAACACTTACTGCTTGAATTTATATAAGACCACCTACCTATTAGATTGCATTATGAACCGGTCCGGATACGGACAGCAAAAAATGACATTGATTAATTTTTTAATGGCTTTCAACTAACACTGTTCTTACAATGAGAGAAAAGTAATAGCATGCGCAGCACGGCTACCTTATACGGTTGTTGGTCAAAAAATGTTGTTTCACCTCCAACTTCCCTTAGAtccacaataataataataataaataacaataactaGCTCCGTGACACCATATCGGCCAACACTCAACTAACAGTAATACTGATAGATAGGTACTACGTATTTGTCAGTGTCAGCAATTGCACTCTGAAACATTTAAGCTTCAGCCAAactaacgcgatcacacgcgatcagccggcgcgcgtgcagcgatggcgatcagactaatgcattgatcgccatcgctgcacgccggctggtcgcgtgtgatcgcgttggtttgactgaaccCTTAGGAAGCTACACATGAACTAAATACTGATAGACACCGAAACAAGTGGcacataggtaggtatctaaTCTATATATAAACAGGTATGAATCTAAATAAAAACCTGTCCATTAGGATAACCTCCGGATGCATTGTCCTTGCTTGatctcaaatatttatttttgcataaactAGATTCTATTGAAAGGTCGTTTTCCTTGTAATTATGTTGGTACCTATGCCTTGTCTggtgtaataaaattttaagcgTTACAAGTCCCAAACTGTGCGAGCATTAGGTTATAAATACGAACGTGTAGGTTAGATAAAAATGTGTTGCGCCCGGTCATTGACCCGGCACCGCAACTCGCCGCCATTTTGGGGTAGGTCACGGCGCGGGAAACGATTGTTCCATTGCATGCATCTTTATTTCGTGAAACCTACGACACGACACCTGCGTGGCCCCATGATCTTGAACCTCGCAACTTGTTAACTGCCTCCAAACACGCATCTAAGGGCACGTACCTATTCGCTAATAACAAATCTCGATGGTTACAAtattcataacaatattaattaggtAACCACGAAGGTCGTAATAAAAACTGACGGTCCTCGTCAGTCATCATTTGATTGGCATGTTGCTATGTAACCAGTTTTTTTATGGGTGAtatttagtattttattaataaatagctttccgcccgcggcttcgcccggggttttcccggaaattattcgaatatttttctgtaaaaaccatccttggacgaacattaaaaaaaagaattggtaaaattggtccaagcgttgttgagttatgcgctaaCCAACAcatttgcgattcatttttatacaaGGTGTCTCAAAAGAAAGTTTACATTTGATTAGCTTATTGCGTGAATGCAACAAATCCGAGGTGTGCGGGGGTTATGTCAATCAGTAGCCTGGCTCTTGGGAATTTAGGTGCTATGGAGTATTTCTC
This window contains:
- the LOC135075551 gene encoding uncharacterized protein LOC135075551, producing MDVTTIIGTPDTSPKDYIPTYTPTHDSGSSNLAAIFGRKSDALSAVKLDPAVLEAQVTVNATPEPVLQKYSTTPNIPSDAEVAKDTNAQSKLDFKAMVMKQEEALLSLTPQQLEMLMHFTHTMRRQRQVLQKQLECSFCKNKGEPVSWYSSHCLKDGRGRVKCPVLRAFRCHLCGATGDRAHTIKYCPDNILLDADYWSRGGSNM